CCACCCCCAATGAGGTCCCACCACCCAAACCAAGGTCCCACCACCCAAAATCGAGGTCCCACCACCCCCAAGGAGATCCCACCACCCTCAAGGACCACCCGGTGGCCCACCCACCTCATACTCGGAGAACTTGGAGGAGTCCTCCAGGACCATCTCCTCCTTCTTGGGTGGGGTGTCCCTGGTGGCCAAGGCCAGGCAGcgcaaggtgtccctgcccgtccCCCACTCCTTGATGACGCTCTGGATCTTCTCCTTCACCGCCGGGGTCAGAGGAACCCTGGTGGTCCCCACACGGACGTAGTTGCAGCGGTCGATGACGCCCTCGGGGGCACCCTGGGGTGGACAGGAGAAGGTGGAGAAGTTTGGGGACATCTTGGTGGGGTGGTGGGAAGGAGGTTTGAGAAGGTTTGGGGTGGTGGGGACCAAATTTTGGGTGGTGGAACCTGGGTTTGAGAAGGTCCAGAGTGGTGGGACCAAGGTTTGAGAAGGTCTGGGGTGGTGGGGACCAAATTTGGAGTGGTGGGACCTGGGTTTGAGAAGGTCCAGAGTGGTGGAACCCAGATTTGAGAAGGTCTGGGGTGGTGGGACCCAACTTTGAGAAGGTCTGGGGTGGTGGGAACCAAGTTTGGGGTGGTGGGACCAGGTTTGAGAAGGTCTGGGGTGGTGGGACCCAACTTTGAGAAGGTTCAGAGTGGTGGGACCTGGGTTTGAGAAGGTTTGGGGTGGTGGGGACCAAATTTGGGGTGGTGGGAACCAAGGTTTGAGAAGGTCTGGGATGGTGGGACCAAGGTTTGAGAAGGTTTGGGGTGGTGGGAACCAAATTTGGGGTGGTGGGAACCAAGTTTGGGGTGGTGGGAACCAAGGTTTGAGAAGGTCTGGGGTGGTGGAACCAAGGTTTGAGAAGGTTTGGGGTGGTGGGACCAAGGTTTGAGAAGGTCTGGGGTGGTGGGACCTGGTCTGGAAGTGGTGGGACACGGATGACACCACCCAGGTGACCTCACCTTGACGAACATCTTGTTGCCCACGGCCGCTCTGGAGGCCTTGGCCGGGGAGCAGAAGACCGACATGGACTTCCTGTCCCTGGAGAACTCCAGCGTGAACTCCTTCTTCATCAGCTGCTTGAtcacctgggacaggtgggacaggggaCAATCATGGCCTGGGGTCTCCAGAAGAAGTTTTGGGGTTCTCCAGAAGAagttttggggtctccatggagaTCTTGGAGGTTCCTGGAGGAACTTTGGGTCCACCATGGAAATTTTGGGTCCTCCAGAAGAAGTTTTGGGATCTTCAGAAGAACTTTTGGGTTCTCCATGGAGATCTTGGAAGTTCCTGGAGGAACTTTGGGTTCTCCAGAAGAAATTCTAGGTCCTCCAGAAGAAGTTTTGGAGGTTCCTGGAGGAACTTTGGGTCCTccatggaaattttggggtctccagaaGAAATTTTGGAGGTTCCTGGAGGAACTTTGGGTCCTCCAGAAGAAGTTTTGGGTTCTCCATGGAGATCTTGGAGGTTCCTGAAGGAACTTTGGGTTCTCCATGGAGATCTTGGAGGTTCCTGGAGGAACTTCAGGTTCTCCATGGAAATTTTGAAGGTTCCTGGAGGAACTTTGGGTTCTCCATGGAAATTTTAGGGTCTCCATGAAATTTTAGAGATTCCTGGAGGAACTTTGGGTTCTCCAGAAGAAGTTTTGGGTTCTCCATGGAGATCTTGGAGGTTCCTGGAGGAACTTTGGGTTCTCCATAAAAATTTTGAAGGTTCCTGGAAGAACTTTGGGTCCAccatggaaattttggggtctccagaaGAAATTTTGAAGGTTCCTGGAGGAATTTTGGGTTCTCCATGGAGATCTTGGAGGTTCCTGGAGGAACTTCGGGTTCTCCATGGAAATTTTGAAGGTTCCTGGAGGAACTTTGGGTTCTCCAGAAGAAGTTTTGGGTCCTCCATGGAAATTTTGGAGGTTCCTGAAGGAACTTTGGGTTCTCCATGAAAACCTTGGAGGTTCCTGGAGGAACTTTGGGTCCTCCATGGAAACTTTGGGTTCTCCAGAAGAAATTTTGGGTCCTccagaagaaatttaaattttgggTTCTCCATGGAGACCTTGGAGGTTCCTGGAAGAACTTTGGGTTCTCCATGGAGATCTTGGAGGTTCCTGAAGGAACTTTGGGTTCTCCATGGAGATCTTAGAGGTTCCTGGAGGAACTTTGGGTCCAccatggaaattttggggtctccagaaGAAATTTTGGAGGTTCCTGAAGGAACTTTGGGTTCTCCATGGAGATCTTGGAGGTTCCTGGAGGAACTTCGGGTTCTCCATGGAAATTTTGGGTTCTCCAGAAGAAATTTTAGGTCCTCCAGAAGAAACTTTGGGTTCTCCATGGAAACCTTGGAGCTTCCTGAAGGAACTTCTCCATCTCCACCAACCCCCACCCCACCCATCACCCACAACTTCTCCATTCTCCACGTGACACCAAACCACGGAGACCTCCAAAGCCCAGGTGCCACCAGGACCTTCTCCAGGAGATGTCCCAGGGTGGTGGCCCAGGTGACACTCACGGCGTTGCAGGCGTTGGCGCGTTCCACCTTGGAGAGGCTCCTGACGTCGGTGTTGAAGACGTTCATCTTCTCCACCAGGCAGGTCAAGGCCGTCTCGGTGGCCTCCCCGACCTTCTCGTAGACACCTTTGGACTTTGGATGGAGACATCTCCAGGTCACCACCAAGGTGGGGACAACCCAGCTcgggggggggtttggaggtCACGGAGGAACGGGGAGAGGTCACAGGAGATCTGAAGTTCTCAGGTTGAGGTCCCACCATCCCCAAATGAGGTCCCACCACCCAAACTTGAGGTTCCTCCACCAAATTCGGGGTCCCACCACCCACAATGAGGTCCCACCACCCAAACCTGAAGTTCTTCCACCAAACCTGAGGTCCCACCACCCAAACCTGAAGTTCCTCCACCAAATTCGAGGTCCCACCACCCCCAGTGAGGTCCCACCACCCAAACTTGAGGTCCCACCACCCAAACCTGAGGTTCCTTTACCGAATCTGAGGTCCCACCACCCCCAGTGAGGTCCCACCACCAAATTTGAGGTCCCACCACCCAAACCAAGGTCCCACCACCCCCCCTGAGGTCCCACCACCCAAACCTGAAGTTTCTTTACCAAATCTGAGATCCCACCACCCCCAGTGAGGTCCCACCACCCAAACTTGAGGTTCCTCCACCAAATCTGAGGTCCCACCACCCCCAGTGAGGTCCCACCACCAAATTTGAGGTCCCACCACCTCCAATGAGGTCCCACCACCCAAACCAAGGTCCCACCACCCCCACTGAGGTCCCACCACCCAAACCTGAAGTTCCTCCACCAAATTTGGGGTCCCACCACCCCCAGTGAGGTCCCACCACCCAAACCTGAAGTTCCTCCACCAAATCTGAGGTCCCACCACCCAAACCTGAGGTCCCACCATCCACAATGAGGTCCCACCACCCAATCCTGAAGTTCTTCCACCAAATTTGAGGTCCCACCACCCAAACTTGAGGTTGCTCAACCAAATTTGAGGTCCCACCACCAAAATGAGGTCCCACCACCCCCCCTGAGGTCCCACCCCCCCTGAGGTCCCACCAGCCAGGTCCAAGGCCACCCTGGTGGCCCTCCATGGTCACCTCGTTGTAGTCCAGCGAGGAGTCGTTGCAGAGGGCGCAGATGGTGGCCAGCTCCACCAGACCATCGTATTGACCAGCCTTGACCGGCCTGTCCTGCttcaacctggagaagacatccaGGTGGACGTGGTGGTCAAAGAGGGGATGGAGAAGACCTCGAGGTCATCGGGGGTCAAGGGGAGGTcgggtggaatttggggagctTCTGGTGGAATTTGAGAAGGTCTTGAGGACCTCTGAGAAGGTTTTGAGGACCTTCAAGAAGGTTTTGAGGACTTCTGAGAAGGTTTTGAGGACCTCAGAAGGTCTTGAGAACCTCCAAGAAGGTTTTGAGAACCTCTGAGAAGGCTTTGAGGACCTTCAAGAAGGTCTTGAGGACCTCCCAGAAGGTCTTGAGAACCTCAGAAGGTCCTGAGGACCTCTGAGAAGGCTTTGAGAACCTTTGAGAAGGTTTTGAGGATCTCAGAAGGTCCTGAGGACCTCTGAGAAGGTTTTGAGGACCTTCGAGAAGGTCCTGAGAACCTCCGAGAAGGTCTTGAGGATCTTCAAGAAGGTTTTGAGGACCTCTGAGAAGGCTTTGAGAACCTCTGAGAAGCTTTTGAGGATCTCAGAAGGTCCTGAGGACCTCTGAGAAGGTTTTGAGGATGTTCAAGAAGGTCTTGAGAACCTTCAAGAAGGTTTTGAGGACCTCTGAGAAGGTTTTGAGGACCTTCAAGAAGGTCTTGAGGACCTCCCAGAAGGTCTTGAGAACCTCTGAGAAGGTTTTGAGGACCCCTGAGAAGGTTTTGAGGACCTTTGAGAAGGTCCTGAGAACCTCCCAGAAGGTCTTGAGAACCTCCAAGAAGGTCCTGAGGACCTTCAAGAAGCTTTTGAGGGTCTGGAGACCTTGGGGTGGACTTTGAGGACCTCTGAGGTGCCACTTGAGGACATCTCCAACTCACACTTCTCCTTCTGGGGCGTAGGTGGAGCCGGTGATGGAGAACTCGTTGAGGGAGCAGACGTCGCCCTCCACCTTGTCCATGATGAACATCTGGGGACAAACGGGGACATTTGAGGACCTTGGAGGACACGGGAGGTTCCTGGAGGAACTTTGGGTTCTccatggaaattttggggtctccagaaGAACTTCTGAGGTTCCTGGAGGAACTTTGGGTTCTCCAtgaaattttggggtctccagaaGAACTTCTGAGGTTCTCCATGgacattttggggtctccagaaGAACTTCTGAAGTTCCTGGAGGAACTTTGGGTTCTCCATGGGATTTTGGAGGTTCTCCATGGACACTTTGGGTTCTCCATGGACATTTGGGGGTCTCCAGAAGAACTTCTGAGGTTCCTGGAGGAACTTTGAGGTTCTCCATGAAATTTGGGTTCCTCAGAAGAACTTCTGAAGTTCTCCATGGACATTTTGGGTTCCTCAGAAGAACTTCTGAGGTTCTCCATGGACATTTTGGAGTCTCCAGAAGAACTTTGGAGGTTCCTGGAGGAACTTTGGGTTCTCCAGAAGAACTTCTGAGGTTCTCCATGGAAATTTTGGGTTCCTCAGAAGAACTTCTGAGGTTCTGCATGGACATTTTGGTTTCTCCATGGACCTTTTTGGGTTCTCCATGGACATTTTGGTTTCTCCATGGACCTTTTTGGGTTCTCCATGGACAATTTGGTTTCTCCATGGACATTTTGGGTTCCTCAGAAGAACTTCTGAGGTTCTCCATGGACATTTTGGATTCTCCATGGACATTTTGGTTTCTCCATGGCCATTTTTGGTTCCTCCATGAACTTCTGGATCTCCTCCATGGACAACCCCTGGACTTTCCAGAAGGTCCCACCTTGCAGACGGACATCTGGTTGGTGGTCAAGGTCCCGGTCTTGTCGGAGCAGATGACCGAGGTGCAGCCCAAGGTCTCCACCGAGGGCAGGCTGCGGACAATCGCGTTCTTCTTGGCCATGCGCCgagtgcccagggccaggcaggTGGTGATGACGGCGGGGAGACCTGAGGAGGTCACCAGGGTGGTCACCAGAAGCTTCTGGTGGTCATCAGAAGGTTCTGGTGGTCATCTGGAGATCTCCAGTTGACCACGGGTGAGGTTTGAAGGTCAGGAGATGGGCAGGGATGGTTGGAGGGTGGACAGGAGTTGATGAGGGACCGTGGGTGGTCCATAGGTGACCATGGGTGGTCTCCAAGAGCTCCAGAATGACCATGAATGGTCCATAAATGACCACGGATGGTCCATAAGTGACCACGAATGGTCCAAAAGTGACCATGGATGGTCTCCAAAACCCCATAACTGACCATGAATGGTCCATAAATGACCACGGATGGTCCATAAGTGACCACGGGTGGTCCAAAAGTGACCATGAATGGTCTCCAAAGCTCCATAAGCACCTCCAACCTTCTCCAAACCATCTCAAACCTTCTCCAAACCACCTGGAACCTTCTCCAGACTCCATAACTGACCATGAATGGTCCATAAATGACCACGGATGTTCTCCAAAACCCCATAAGTGACCATGAATGGTCTCCAAACCTCCATAACTGACCACGAATGGTCTCCAAAACCCCGTAACCACCTCCAATCTTCTCCGAACCTTctccaaaccaccccaaacgTTCTCCAAACCCCATAACCACCTCCAACTTTCTCCGAAACTCCATGAATGGTCCATAAATGACCACGGATCTTCTCCAAAACTCCATAACCTTCTCCAAACCATCTCAAAACTTctccaaaccaccccaaaccttctccaaaccaccccaaaccttcTCCAAACCCCATAACCACGTCAAACCCTCCTTAGATACCCTCAGGAATGGCCGCCACCGCCAGCGCCACGGCGATCTTGAAGTAGTAGATGGCCCCACGGATCCAGGAGCCGCCGTGGACGGGGTCGTTGAAGTGGCCGATGTTGATGGCCCAGACGGCCACGCAGATCAAGGAGATGACCTTGGACAGCTGCTCCCCGAACTCGtccagcttctgctgcagggGGGTCTTGTCCTGCTCGGTGGCCGCCATCTCGTCGCGGATTTTGCCGATCTCGGTGTTGACGCCGGTGGCCACCACGATGCCCACGGCTTTGCCGGCGCCGATGTTGGTGccctgaggaagaggaggaggaggaaaaaaatgggggggaaaatggggatttttggggggaaaatttgggaatgtttgggggttttggggggaaattttggggaaaatttggggaaaatttgggaaaaaattgggggaaaattgtggaaaatttgaatttttagggaaaattttttggggtaaaaattgggatttttgggggaaaatttggggaaaatttgggatttttgggggaaatttggggaaaaaatttggggaaaatttggggaaaattttggaatttttggagaaaatttggagaattttgggggaaaatttggaatttttggggggaaaaattttgggaattttggggatttttgaggggaaaatttggaatttttggggggaaatttggggaaaaatttggaatttttagggaaaatttggggaaaaatttggaatttttagggaaaatttagggaattttgggggaaaaatttgggaaaaacttggaatttttagggaaaatttggggaaaaatttgggattttggggaggaaagtttgggaattttggggaaaatttggggaattttggggggaaaatttggggaatttttgggggaaaatttgggggaaaattgggggaaaatttgggggaaaattgggatttttatggaaaattttttggggatttttggggtaaaaattcagaaaaaatttggggatttttgggggaaaatttggggggaaattggggcaaaaattgggaaaaatttgggggaaatttggggatttggggaaaatttgggaatttttgggggttttggggggcaattttggggaaaattggggaaaatttgggggaaaatttggggaaactTTTGGagtttttagggaaaatttggggaaaaattgggatttttagggaaaattttttggggatttttggggtaaaaattgggatttttgggggaaaatttggggggaaattgggatttttagggacaatttgggggaaaatttggggaaaaatttggaatttttagggaaaatttggggaaaaattggggtaaaattggggaaaaaattgggggaaaatttgggattttaagggaaaatttggggaaaaattgggaaaatttggggaaaatttgggggaaaaatttggaatttttgggggaaaattcagggaaaatttggaatttttagggaaaatttggggaaaattttggggattttgggggaaatttgttggaaaatttgggaatttttgggaggaaaaattttggggttttgggaaaaaaaatgggggaaaattggggaaaaattgggaatttgggggaaaaaattggttgaaaaaaatcggggaaaattgggattttccaggacaggtgacactgaTGACGtcacacaggtgagacacaggacaggtgagacaccgATGAcgtcacacacacacacacactgatgACTTCACCCATCGATGATGTCACCGATGACGTCACCGATGACGTCACTGACCGAGAAGAGCACGTCCTGCCACTGACAGGTGAGACACCGATGACGTCACACAGATGGGACATTGATGACGtcacacaggtgagacacagacacaggacaggtgaaAGTGATGACGTCACACCCATTGATGACGTCACCGATGACGTCACTGACCGAGAAGAGCATGTTCTTCTTGTCCTGGTTGACCGCCCGGGGGTCGGGCACCGGCTCCGTGTGCTTGATCACCGACACCGACTCCCCTgcaccagtacagaccagtatggaccagtttGAACtggtatagaccagtataaaccagtacagaccagtatggaccagtttGAACCGGTATGGACCAGTTtgaaccagtatggaccagtataaaccggTATGGACCAGTACAGACTGGTATGgacccccagttccctcccagtccctcccagttccatcccagtttatcccagtccctcccagtccccgtttaacccctcccagtccatcccagttcctcccagtccatcccagtttatcccagttcccgtttaacccctcccagtccatcccagttccctcccagtccatcccagtccatcccagttccctcccagtccatcccagtccccgtttaacccctcccagttccctcccagttcatcccagttgactccagtccatcccagtccatcccagtttatcccagttcctcccagtccctcccagtccatcccagttccctcccagtccatcccagtccctcccagttcatcccagtccatcccagtcccctcccagtccctcccagtccatcccagttccctcccagtccctcccagtccatcccagttccctcccagtccatcccagtccatcccagttccctcccagtccctcccagtccctcccagtccctcccagtccatcccagttccctcccagttccctcccagtccctcccagtccctcccagtccccgTTTCACCcctcccagtccgtcccagttcGTACCAGTAAGGATGGACTGGTCCACCCGCAGCGTGGTGGATTTGATGGAGATGATCCGGATGTCGGCCGGGACCTTGTCCCCAACTGGGGACACAgcgggggtcactgggagggactgggagggactgggagggactgggatggactgggatggactgggagggactgggatggactcGGATGGACTcggatggactgggagggactgggagggaactgggaggggttaaacggggactgggatggactggggtgaactgggatggactgggagggactgggagggaactgggatggactggggtgaactgggatggactgggagggaactgggatggagttaaatggggactgggatggactgggagggactgggagggactgggaggggttaaacggggactgggatggactgggagggactgggagggactgggagggactgggaggggttaaacggggactgggatggactgggacaaactgggatggaactgggagggaactgggagggactgggatggagttaaatggggactgggagggactgggacgaactgggacaaactgggatggactgggatggaactggaaggggactgggatggactgggatggactggggtgaactgggatggactgggatggactgggaggggactgggatggactgggatggactgggatggaactgggagggactgggaggggactgggaggggactgggatggactggggtgaactgggatggactgggatggactggggtcaactgggagggactgggagggaactgggagggaactgggagggactgggaggggattggaggggtcactggggtcactctTTGTCCCCTGAGTGACCCCGTGACCCCAGGATGACCCCGTGACCTCTTGGTGACCCCtgaatgacccctgagtgacccctgagtgacccctgagtgaccccatgACCTCTCAGTGACCCCTGGCTATCCCcgtgacccctgggtgacccctgagtgacccctgaatGACCccatgacccctgagtgacccctgagagacccctgggtgacccctggcTGACCCCATGACCCCAGGATGACCCCGTGACCTCTCAATGATCCCTGGGTGACCCTGTGACCTCTgggtgaccccagtgacccctgagtgacccctggcTGACCCCATGACCTCTCAATGACCCTGTGACCTCTCAGTAtccactgagtgacccctgagtgacccctggcTGACCCCATGACCTCAGAGTGACCCCATGACCTCAGGATGACCCCGTGACCTCTCaatgacccctgggtgaccacagtgacccctgagtgacccctggaTGACCCTGTGACCCCTGAATGACCCCGTGACCTCTtggtgacccctgagtgacccctgagtgacccctgaatGACCCCGTGACCTCTCAATGACCTcgtgacccctgtgtgacccctgagtgaccccgtGACCTCTGAATGACCCcgtgacccctgagtgacccctgagtgtccccctGACCTCAGGATGACCCCATGACCCCTGgatgacccctgagtgaccccgtGATCTCTCAGTGACCCttgagtgacccctgagtgacccctgagtgacaccaatgtcccagtgaccccaggatGACCCCATGACCTCTCAGTGACCCCTGGGTGTCCTCAATGTCCCAATGACCTCAGGATGACCCcgtgacccctgagtgacccctggcTGACCctgtgacccctgagtgaccccgtGACCTCTCGGTGACCCcgtgacccctgtgtgacccctgtgtgaccccaatgtcccagtgaccccaggatGACCCCATGACCTCtcagtgacccctgggtgagCCCTGGATGGCCCCAGTGACCCcatgacccctgggtgacccctgagtgaccccgtGACCTCTCGGTAACCTCGTGActcctgagtgacccctgggtgacccctgagtgaccccatgACCTCTCAATGACCCcgtgacccctgggtgacccctgagtgaccccgtGACCTCTCGGTGACCCCTgactgacccctgagtgacccctgagtgacacCAATGTCCCAGTGACCCCTGAAAGACCCcatgacccctgtgtgacccctgtgtgaccccgGAATGACCCCATGGCCTCTCAATGACCCCTGGTGTCCTCAATGTCCCAATGACCTCAGGATGACCCCGTGACCTCTGAATGACCCTGTGACCCCTGgctgacccctgtgtgacccctgagTGATCCCGTGACCTCTCGGTGACCCcgtgacccctgggtgacccctggttGGCCCCATGACCCCTGGTTGACCCcgtgacccctgggtgacccctgagtgaccccgtgacccctgggtgaccccagagtgatcccatgacccctgtgtgacccctgaATGACCCcgtgacccctgagtgacccctgggtgaccccgTGACCCCTGTTTGACCCCTGACCTGCCACCTCAGCGATGTCCCCCGGCACCAGGTCCCGGGCCTTGATCCTCTGCACGGCCTTGCGGTCACTGCGGTAAACTTTGCCCATCTCGGGCTCGTATTCCTTCAGAGCCTCGATGGCGTTCTCTGCATTCCGCTCctggaggaaatttgggaattctgggaattttgggaattttttgggaattttttgggattttttcagattttttttggattttttttcgaatttttttggattttttttggatttttttcagatttttttcatttttttccaatttttttccaatttttctaaggatttttttcattattttgggatttttgggacatttggaGACATTCAGGATATTtcggaatttttgggatttttttggaatttttgggaatttttccgttttttttttggatttttttctggtttttttgggattttttttctgtttttttagggatttttttgggtggagtttttgtggatttttttcctttttttgacattttaaggggattttgggacattttggagacatttgggatatttcaggaatttttgcgatttttttggaattttttggaatttttggggtttttttgggaattttttgtggaatttttgggggatttttttgaaggttttttgggggattttggggtaaacTTTGCCCATCTCGGGCTCGTATTCCTTCAGAGCCTCGATGGCATTCTCTGCATTCCGCTCctggaggaaatttgggaattccgggaatttttgggaattttttgggaatttttccgattttttttggaatttttttcgatttttttctgattttttggggattttttttggatttttttttatttttttacaatttttctaaggattttttttcattattttgggtatttttgggacattttggagacatttgggatattttggaatttctgggattttttggaatttttgggaatttttttggaattttttgggaatttttttttgtttttttctgattttttagggattttttttggtggattttttgtggattttttgtggatttttttcattttttggacattttaaggggattttgggacattttggagACATTTGGAGacatttgggatattttggaatGTTTGcgatttttttggaatttttgggaatttttgggaattttttggggaattttatgtggaatttttgggggatttttttgaagattttttgggggattttggggtaaacTTTGCCCATCTCGGGCTCGTATTCCTTCAGAGCCTCGATGGCGTTCTCCGCATTCCGCTCCTGGGGAcaattccgggaattttgggaattttgggaattttttgggaattttttgggaattttttgggaatttttccga
The window above is part of the Poecile atricapillus isolate bPoeAtr1 chromosome 34, bPoeAtr1.hap1, whole genome shotgun sequence genome. Proteins encoded here:
- the ATP2A1 gene encoding sarcoplasmic/endoplasmic reticulum calcium ATPase 1 — its product is MGKVYRSDRKAVQRIKARDLVPGDIAEVAVGDKVPADIRIISIKSTTLRVDQSILTGESVSVIKHTEPVPDPRAVNQDKKNMLFSGTNIGAGKAVGIVVATGVNTEIGKIRDEMAATEQDKTPLQQKLDEFGEQLSKVISLICVAVWAINIGHFNDPVHGGSWIRGAIYYFKIAVALAVAAIPEGLPAVITTCLALGTRRMAKKNAIVRSLPSVETLGCTSVICSDKTGTLTTNQMSVCKMFIMDKVEGDVCSLNEFSITGSTYAPEGEVLKQDRPVKAGQYDGLVELATICALCNDSSLDYNESKGVYEKVGEATETALTCLVEKMNVFNTDVRSLSKVERANACNAVIKQLMKKEFTLEFSRDRKSMSVFCSPAKASRAAVGNKMFVKGAPEGVIDRCNYVRVGTTRVPLTPAVKEKIQSVIKEWGTGRDTLRCLALATRDTPPKKEEMVLEDSSKFSEYETDLTFVGCVGMLDPPRKEVMGSIRLCRDAGIRVIMITGDNKGTAIAICRRIGIFGEDEEVTGRAYTGREFDDLPLSEQREACRRACCFARVEPTHKSKIVEFLQSFDEITAMTGDGVNDAPALKKAEIGIAMGSGTAVAKTASEMVLADDNFSTIVAAVEEGRAIYNNMKQFIRYLISSNVGEVVCIFLTAALGLPEALIPVQLLWVNLVTDGLPATALGFNPPDLDIMDKPPRSPKEPLISGWLFFRYLAIGGYVGAATVGAAAWWFLFAEDGPNVSYHQLTHFMQCSEHNVEFEGLDCDIFESPVPMTMALSVLVTIEMCNALNSLSENQSLARMPPWVNIWLMGSICLSMSLHFVILYIDPLPMIFKLTPLTLTHWLMVIKISFPVILLDEALKFIARNYLEA